ACCAGAAGAAGTAACTCCAGGTGTTCCTAACTTTTACGCTTCATCTTTCAATGGTCAAAGTGTAATCGTAAGAACAAGAGAAGGTAGACCAATCTCATTGGAGGCAAACCCTAATGCAATCGGATTAAACCAAGGTACTGATGCTTCAACAGCAGCTTCAGTTCTTGATCTTTATGATATGTCTAAACTACAAAATCCACAAATCGGTGGTAAAGATGTAGATTGGGCAAAATTAGACCAAGCAGTAGTTGATGCATTGAATAAAGCGCAAGCAGCAGGAAAACAAATCACAATTGTTTCTAATACAATCAACAGCCCATCATCATTGGCTGCGATCGCTGCTCTAGCAACTAAATATCCTGCAACTCAACATATCCAAGTTGATGCAGTATCTTACAGCGGTATCATCGAAGCTAACAGAGCTTCATTCGGTAAAGCTGTTATTCCTTCATACCATTTTGACAAAGCGCAAGTAGTAGTGTCAGTAGCAGCTGATTTCTTGGGAACTTGGTTAGCTGGTGAAGAACATACACAAGATTATATTAAAAACCGTGACCATAAATCACTAAAAGGTGGTAAGATGTCACGTCATATTCAATTTGAATCTGGTCTTTCCATGACTGGTTCAAATGCTGACGTTCGTATTGCGATCAAACCTTCAGAAGAAGGAGCCGTATTGATCAGTTTGTACAATGCTATTACTGGACAATCAGTAGCTGGTGGTACAAACAATGCAAAAGCTAAAACAGCAATTGCATTGGCAGCAAAAGAACTAGTAAATGCTAGAGGTACTTCAGTAGTTGTTTCTGGATCGAACGATACAAACGTTCAAGCATTGACAAATGCTATCAACACAGCTCTTGGCGCTTACGGTTCTATCATTGATTTAGATAATTTCTCAAAACAATATCAAGGTTCGGATTCAGCATTCCAAGCTTTCTTGACTGCAGCGAAAGCTGGTCAAGTAGGTGTGGCAATTTTCTGGAACACAAACCCTGTTTATGATTACTTCAAAGCTGACGACGTAAAAGCTGCTATCGCAAAAATCGATTATACCGTATCTTTTGCTGATCGCGCTGATGAGACTTCTTCTGAGTTGAAGGCAATCGCTACAAACAGCACTTTCCTTGAGTCTTGGGGTGATGCTTCGGCTAAAGAAGGATTGTTCACAATCGTTCAACCGACTATCAATCCAGTGTTCAATACACGTCAAGCAGAGCAAAGTTTAATCAATTGGGCTGGTGTTAACAAACCAATCCATGACTTTGTGAAAGAAAACTGGGAAACAAACATCTTGGCAGGAACTGGAAAAGTTTGGAAAGATGTTTTACAACAAGGTTTCGTATTCAAAGGTTCAGCTACAGGATCGGCATATGCTGCAAACGTTGATGTGAATGCTGCAGCTGCGGCAATTGCAAACGACGCGAAGCGTGTTGCTGGTGGTGTTGAATTGAAAATCTATGAGTCTCCAAACTTAAGAGACGGACGTTGGGCAAACAATGCTTATCTACAAGAATTGCCTGACCCAGTTTCAAAAGTAACTTGGGATAACTATGCAGCTATCAACCCAGCAGATGCTGAAGAGCTAGGTGTTAAAGAAACAGGAAAAGTTACAGTAGAGGCAAACGGATATAAAGTTGATTTTACCAGTGTTGTTACAACCAGGTCAAGCAAGAGGAACTGTTTCTGTTGCAGTTGGATATGGTCGTACGAAAGTTGGTAAAGCAGGTAATAATGTAGGTGTTAATGCTTATCCATTTGCAAGTTTAGTGAATGGTACAATTCAGTTCGCATCAAAAGCTTTCAGTTTCTAAAGCTTCTGGTATCTACGAATTAGCTCAAACACAAACTCACCACACTATTGAAGGTCGTAACATTATTCGCGAAACTTCATTTGCAAATTATTTAAAAGATCCTAACTCTGAGTCTGGTCGTTTCGCTGATACGCACCAAACTTATGACTTGTGGAATAAATTTGAACAACCTGGTCACCGTTGGGTGATGGCAATCGATTTGAATGCTTGTACAGGTTGTGGTGCTTGTATCGTAGCATGTAACGTTGAAAACAACGTTCCGGTTGTAGGACGTGATGAGGTTCGCCGTCGTCGTGAAATGCACTGGTTGCGTATCGACCGTTACTACACACTAAATACAGGTGAAGGTAAATTAACAGAAGAGAAAGAGATTGCTAAGGCAGAAGGATTAGATTACGAAGATGTAACGGTTGTTCACCAACCAATGTTGTGTCAACACTGTGAGCACGCTCCATGTGAGACTGTTTGTCCAGTGTTAGCGACAGTTCACTCATCTGAAGGTCTTAACCACATGGCTTATAACCGTTGTTTCGGTACTCGTTACTGTGCAAACAACTGTCCATATAAAGTACGTCGTTTCAACTGGTTTAACTACTGGAATGATTCTCGTTTCGACAATTACTTGAACAACGAGTTCACTCAATTAGTATTGAATCCGGATGTGACTACACGTTCTCGTGGGGTTATGGAGAAATGTTCAATGTGTATCCAACGTATCCAAGCTGGTAAATTGCAAGCTAAGGTTGAAAACCGTAGAGTTAAGGATGGCGACATCCAAATGGCTTGTCAAGCAGCTTGTTCAGCAAATGCAATCATCTTTGGAGATGCTAACGATCCTGAATCAGAAGTTTCAAAAGCATTGCGCAATGAGCGTATATACTATGTTCTTGAAGAGATCAATGTTCAACCGAATATTGGTTACATGACGAAGGTAAGAAACACATTTGAAGCATAATTTATTCTAGACTGAAATAAAATAACTATGTCATCGCATAACGAATCAATATTAAGAGAACCATTAATCACCGGCAAGGATATCACCTATGCAAAGATTACAGATGATATCTTACTTCCGGTTGAAAATAAACCCAACAAAGCATGGTGGATCGGCTTCACCGTTGCCGCATTAGGCGCTATGTTATGGGTAATAAGTGTTGGATACACGTTCTGGACGGGTATCGGCGCTTGGGGATTAAACAAGACAGTAGGTTGGGCATGGGATATCACCGACTTCGTATGGTGGGTTGGTATTGGTCACGCTGGTACTTTGATCTCCGCAGTATTATTAATCTTCCGCCAGAACTGGCGTAACTCCATCAACAGATCGGCTGAGGCGATGACTATCTTTGCCGTTATCTTGTGCTGCGACTTACGTTGTTGCTCACATGGGTCGTCCTTGGTTAGCATACTGGATTTTCCCATTGCCAAATCAATTTGGATCATTATGGGTAAACTTTAACTCTCCACTTGTATGGGATGCGTTCGCGATCTCAACATATTTCACTGTATCATTAGTATTCTGGTACTGTGGTCTATTGCCAGATATCGCATCGGTTCGTGACCGCGCTTCTGGAGTTAAGAAAAGAGTATATTCAATTTTATCATTCGGTTGGAATGGTTCCGTTAAAACTTGGCAACGTTTTGAGATTGTTTCCTTGATTTTAGCAGGTATTTCAACTCCACTAGTACTTTCAGTACACACTATCGTATCCATGGACTTTGCAACTTCGGTAATCCCTGGATGGCACACGACGATCTTCCCTCCATACTTCGTTGCTGGAGCGATTTTCTCAGGATTTGCGATGGTACAGACCTTATTGTTGATCTTACGTAAAGTAATGAACTTCGAGGACTATATCACGATGTTCCACATCGAAGCAATGAACAAGATCATCATGGTAACTGGATCGATCGTAGGTATTGCTTATTTAACTGAGTTGTTTATTGCATGGTACTCAGGTTCAGAATATGAAATGTATGCATTTGCTAACCGTATCGCGGGACCTTACGCATGGGCATACTGGGCGATGATGACCTGTAACGTAATCTCACCACAGTTATTCTGGTTCAAGAAAATCCGTACAAGTATTCCTATCTCTTGGGTATTGTCAATTGTCGTGAACATCGGTATGTGGTTTGAGCGTTTTGTAATTATCGTTACTTCATTGCACCGTGACTACCTACCATCATCATGGGCGATGTTCTATCCTACTTGGGTGGATGTAGGTATTTTCGTAGGTTCAATTGGATTGTTCTTTACATTGTTCTTATTGTTCCTTCGTTTCTTACCAGGTATTGCGATCGCAGAGGTTAAATTGTTGTTGAAGAGCTCAAGCTTACAGCACAAAACTAAAACAGTTCAAGAAGGAGCTTTCCCTGAGGAGCAAGTTGAATTCTTCAGAAACTCTTTGGAGAAATATGATACAGTAACAGAAACGGATATTAAAGCATTACGTCAAAAATAAAAGCAATGAGCAATACAAAATATATAGTAGGTAGTTTTGCTGATCCTGATGATATGATGCACGGGATTGACAAGTTGCAAGCTAACAACATCAGCATTTATGATTGTTATACACCAATGCCAATCCACGGGATCGAGGCTAAGCTAGGTGTTAGACCATCACGTTTACCGATTGCAGCATTTATTTTTGGTGCTTTGGGTACAATTTTAGGATTCAGTCTATTGTTCTATACCATGTCATATGATTGGCCGATGAACATTGGTGGTAAGCCATCGATGCCATTGCCAAACTTTGTTCCAGTAACATTTGAGGTAACTATTTTATTATGTGCCTTAGGTATGGTAGCAACATTTTTCTATCGTAACCACTTATTCCCAGGACGTGCACCACGCGTTATGGATCTAAGAGCTACAGATGATCGTTTTATCATTGCTATTGATGCACAAGAAAACACAGATCATACGTTAATCGATGGTTTATTGAAAGAAGCCGGAGCAGTAGAAGTTAAATACAATGAAAGAAAATATGTTAGTTATGAATAAGAAGAATTTTCTTGGAGCTGTATGTGTTGCTGTAGCTTTAACAGCAGTTGTTTCTTCATGTGGAGATGGCACAACTCGCAGTGCAGGTTGGGAATTCTCAAGAAATATGTATGATCCGATTGCTTTTAACCCGGATCAACAAAACCCAAACTTTAAAAATAACAGTACTGCTCAAACACCTCCGCAAGGTTCAAACCCAATCGGTTTCGAACGCTTCGATTACGGAAACTCTGTAGAGGAATATGAGCGTGCAGGATTGGAAGTTAAAAATCCATTGATTGCAAATGCTGAAAACTTGAAACAAGGTGAAACCCTATTCCTTACTTACTGTGCAGTTTGTCATGGTAAAGAAGGAGCAGGAGATGGAACAATTACGAAAGATAGAGAAGTAGAGGATTCAAGAGGTAAGCGTGCATTGGAAAACTTCCCGCCGCCACCGTCATTCCAACAATCGGCAGGTACCCCTTCTTCTAGAGGTGGTCAAATGTCGCAATTGACTGATGGTAAAATTTACCACACAATCACTTATGGATACAATGCAATGGGCTCTCACGCTTCGCAGATTTCTCCAGAAGATCGTTGGAAAGTGGTAATGTATGTTCACGAATTACAAAAAAAATAATTTAACATCGATATTATAAATGGGAACTCACAATCATCATCACGATTATAATTTCAACGAGCAATTTAAATTCGCAGGTATCGCTAAGGTACTTAGTTTAGTTGCTATCGTTGTAGGAATAGCCGCAATAGCTTTTGGCTTATTATCAGGTGACCATATAATGGTTGAGCGTACATATGCCAATTTATTATTGATGGGATATTATTTTACTTGTGTATGTGCAGCTGGAGCATTCTTCGTTGCCCTACAGTTAGTAACTCAATCAGCTTGGTCTGCAGGATTAATCCGTATCCCGCAAGCAATGGCGAGCATACTTCCAATTGCATCAATCATCTTATTAGTAATTGTTGCTCTAGGTTTAACAACTCATAATTTATACCACCACTGGCATGCTGAAGGATTGACAGATCCTAACAGCCCTAACTATGATAAATTAGTTGCTGGTAAAGCAGCTTTCTTAAATGTACCAGGATTCTTGATCCGTCAAATCCTATTCATGGGAAGCTATAGCATCTTTGCTTACATCTTAGCTAAATTGTCATACAATGAAGACCTAGCAGGTGGCTTGAATTCTTACAAGAAAAGTTTTAAATTATCAGCTATATTCCTAGTAATCTTCGGATTCACTACTCCAATTTGGTCATTTGATACCATCATGTCTCTAGAGGCTCACTGGTTCTCTACTATGTTTGGATGGTACAACTTCGCAGCAATGTGGGTTAGTGGTCTTGCAGTTATTACAGTAATCCTGATCTTACTTAAGAAAGCTGGTTATATGTCATGGGTGAATGAAAACCACCTTCATGACTTAGGAAAATTAATGTTCGGTTTCTCAATTTTCTGGACTTATGTATGGTTTGCTCAATTTATGTTGATCTATTATTCAAACATTCCAGAGGAAACAGTTTACTTCTACAAACGTTGGGAACCAGAATATAAACCTTGGTTTTGGTTAAGCATTATTATTAATTTTGTAGCGCCATTATTATTATTGGTTGACCGCGATATGAAACGTAGAGAAAACCACATGTTAATCGTTGCGATCATATTATTGTTAGGTCACTGGTTAGACTATTATATCATGATTATGCCAGGTACTGTTGATACTCACAGAGGATTTGGCATTATCGAAATTGGTACTGCAATAGGATTTGCTGGATTATTCACTTTCTTGGTACTTTCGAAATTGAGCAAACACGCTCTGGTTCCGAAAAACCACCCATTCTTGGATGAAAGTTTACACCACCAGATTTAATAGAGATTAAGTTGAAAAAACGTTCAAACGTGTTATAAGAGATGAAGTTTAAATTACATAACAGATTTAAGTCCTTATTTGGAGGCTTATTAGCTATTAACCTATTGTTTGCTGCTCCTGCGATGGCGAGCATCCAGGAACAAGCGGCTGATACGGCTCAGGTTGAGCAAGCAGCACCAGCTGCAACTGCAGATTCAACTGCAGCAGTTGCTCCTGCTGACTCTGCAGCAACAACTACCGCTGCTACAGATTCTGCAACTGTATCCGAATCAGGAAATACAGGAAGTACGGTAACTCCTGCTGCTACAACAACTAAAGAAGAAAAGAAAATTGATCCTCAAGTCTATAAAAACTTGACTTATTATATCCTTCTTTTCCTAGTATTATGTACTGTTGTTGCAGTAATCGGAAAAGTACAATCAATCTATGTATTGACTAAGAAAGTAAATGGTAAATACAATCCATTGGCAAACAATACGCTTCAAGCGATTCTATTGTTCGTCTTCCTAGTTGGTTTCTTGGGATTTGTATGGTACGGATATGCTGTATGGGGAAGTTGGTCTTGGAGACCAGCTGCAACTGAGCATGGTAAAGATATTGATAGAATGTTTATCATCACTACGGTGATTATTACTATAGTATTGGTATTGGTGCATATCGCATTGCTTACCTTTACCTACATCTATAGAATGCGTGCTAAACGTAAAGCATATTTCTACCCGCACAATGATGCAATCGAAAGATTATGGACTATCGTTCCAGCGGTTGTATTAACAATTTTAGTATTATTCGGTTTCTTTACATGGCGTTCAATTACGAACATTCCTGAGGAATTGAAAAAATCAGCTTTGCAAGTTGAAGTTTTGGGTGAGCAGTTTATGTGGACTGTTCGTTACCCAGGAACAGACGGTGAATTCGGAAAACGTAATTACAAATTAACAACTCCTTTAAACTCATACGGTATTGATTACAATGATAAAAATGCTTGGGATGATGTGAAAGGTGATGAAATTGTAATTCCAGTTAATAAACCAGTTCGTTTCCACATCTTATCAAAAGATATTATTCACTCTTTTTATATTCCTGATTTCCGCGTTCAAATCAATGCTGTACCAGGTATGACAAACTACTTTCAGTTTACTCCGACTATCACTACAGATGAAATGCGTGATAAAATGAATGACCCACAATACAACTTCGTAATGTTATGTGCGAAAATCTGTGGTGAATCTCACTATAACATGCAGAAAAATGTAAGAGTAGTTACTGAAGCTGAATACAAAGAGTGGTTAAGTAAACAAGCTAAATTCTTCACTGAAGATCTTCAAAAAGAGTTCGCTCAAAACGAAGGTACCGAGAAGAATGATCGTATTGCGGCTTCAATCAATTAAATATAACAGAGAATTTTAAATAGAATATGTCAACTACAGTTATATCGCACGACGCAGCTCATCACGGTTCTCATGATCACCATCATGAAACCTTCTTGACGAAGTATATCTTCAGCCAAGATCACAAGATGATTGCTAAGCAATTCTTGATCACTGGTATCATTATGGCAGTTTTCGCCATGATCCTTTCGATCTTATTCCGTATTCAATTAGCATGGCCTGACCACGAGTTTCCAATTCTTGAGGTTTTCCTAGGAAAATGGGCTGAAGGTGGTCGTATCAGACCAGACT
The Sphingobacterium daejeonense genome window above contains:
- a CDS encoding cytochrome c oxidase subunit II, with product MKFKLHNRFKSLFGGLLAINLLFAAPAMASIQEQAADTAQVEQAAPAATADSTAAVAPADSAATTTAATDSATVSESGNTGSTVTPAATTTKEEKKIDPQVYKNLTYYILLFLVLCTVVAVIGKVQSIYVLTKKVNGKYNPLANNTLQAILLFVFLVGFLGFVWYGYAVWGSWSWRPAATEHGKDIDRMFIITTVIITIVLVLVHIALLTFTYIYRMRAKRKAYFYPHNDAIERLWTIVPAVVLTILVLFGFFTWRSITNIPEELKKSALQVEVLGEQFMWTVRYPGTDGEFGKRNYKLTTPLNSYGIDYNDKNAWDDVKGDEIVIPVNKPVRFHILSKDIIHSFYIPDFRVQINAVPGMTNYFQFTPTITTDEMRDKMNDPQYNFVMLCAKICGESHYNMQKNVRVVTEAEYKEWLSKQAKFFTEDLQKEFAQNEGTEKNDRIAASIN
- a CDS encoding c-type cytochrome, coding for MNKKNFLGAVCVAVALTAVVSSCGDGTTRSAGWEFSRNMYDPIAFNPDQQNPNFKNNSTAQTPPQGSNPIGFERFDYGNSVEEYERAGLEVKNPLIANAENLKQGETLFLTYCAVCHGKEGAGDGTITKDREVEDSRGKRALENFPPPPSFQQSAGTPSSRGGQMSQLTDGKIYHTITYGYNAMGSHASQISPEDRWKVVMYVHELQKK
- a CDS encoding DUF3341 domain-containing protein is translated as MSNTKYIVGSFADPDDMMHGIDKLQANNISIYDCYTPMPIHGIEAKLGVRPSRLPIAAFIFGALGTILGFSLLFYTMSYDWPMNIGGKPSMPLPNFVPVTFEVTILLCALGMVATFFYRNHLFPGRAPRVMDLRATDDRFIIAIDAQENTDHTLIDGLLKEAGAVEVKYNERKYVSYE
- a CDS encoding quinol:cytochrome C oxidoreductase, with translation MGTHNHHHDYNFNEQFKFAGIAKVLSLVAIVVGIAAIAFGLLSGDHIMVERTYANLLLMGYYFTCVCAAGAFFVALQLVTQSAWSAGLIRIPQAMASILPIASIILLVIVALGLTTHNLYHHWHAEGLTDPNSPNYDKLVAGKAAFLNVPGFLIRQILFMGSYSIFAYILAKLSYNEDLAGGLNSYKKSFKLSAIFLVIFGFTTPIWSFDTIMSLEAHWFSTMFGWYNFAAMWVSGLAVITVILILLKKAGYMSWVNENHLHDLGKLMFGFSIFWTYVWFAQFMLIYYSNIPEETVYFYKRWEPEYKPWFWLSIIINFVAPLLLLVDRDMKRRENHMLIVAIILLLGHWLDYYIMIMPGTVDTHRGFGIIEIGTAIGFAGLFTFLVLSKLSKHALVPKNHPFLDESLHHQI
- a CDS encoding TAT-variant-translocated molybdopterin oxidoreductase; this translates as MESNKKYWKGLEELNQTPAFVDGSKSEFAEPIPVEDVLNEAGLSTKTPRRDFLKALGFGLGAVTLAACNRTPIHKAVPYVIKPEEVTPGVPNFYASSFNGQSVIVRTREGRPISLEANPNAIGLNQGTDASTAASVLDLYDMSKLQNPQIGGKDVDWAKLDQAVVDALNKAQAAGKQITIVSNTINSPSSLAAIAALATKYPATQHIQVDAVSYSGIIEANRASFGKAVIPSYHFDKAQVVVSVAADFLGTWLAGEEHTQDYIKNRDHKSLKGGKMSRHIQFESGLSMTGSNADVRIAIKPSEEGAVLISLYNAITGQSVAGGTNNAKAKTAIALAAKELVNARGTSVVVSGSNDTNVQALTNAINTALGAYGSIIDLDNFSKQYQGSDSAFQAFLTAAKAGQVGVAIFWNTNPVYDYFKADDVKAAIAKIDYTVSFADRADETSSELKAIATNSTFLESWGDASAKEGLFTIVQPTINPVFNTRQAEQSLINWAGVNKPIHDFVKENWETNILAGTGKVWKDVLQQGFVFKGSATGSAYAANVDVNAAAAAIANDAKRVAGGVELKIYESPNLRDGRWANNAYLQELPDPVSKVTWDNYAAINPADAEELGVKETGKVTVEANGYKVDFTSVVTTRSSKRNCFCCSWIWSYESW
- a CDS encoding 4Fe-4S dicluster domain-containing protein translates to MVQFSSHQKLSVSKASGIYELAQTQTHHTIEGRNIIRETSFANYLKDPNSESGRFADTHQTYDLWNKFEQPGHRWVMAIDLNACTGCGACIVACNVENNVPVVGRDEVRRRREMHWLRIDRYYTLNTGEGKLTEEKEIAKAEGLDYEDVTVVHQPMLCQHCEHAPCETVCPVLATVHSSEGLNHMAYNRCFGTRYCANNCPYKVRRFNWFNYWNDSRFDNYLNNEFTQLVLNPDVTTRSRGVMEKCSMCIQRIQAGKLQAKVENRRVKDGDIQMACQAACSANAIIFGDANDPESEVSKALRNERIYYVLEEINVQPNIGYMTKVRNTFEA